GTTCGGGCGCGATCTGCGCGGCGACATGAGCTTCGACTTCGAGCAGGTGGACTTCGAGGTCGAGAGCTACCTGCGCTACCAGGGACAGCGCTTCGTGCAGGACTTCGACGCCAACACCTACCTGCTGATGACCAAGGCGCTCGACTACTTCGATCCGGCCGCCGACCACGACGACGACTTCTCCGCGGCGCTCGCGCACATCCAGTGCTCGACCCTGCTGCTCTCCTTCTCCAGCGACTGGCGCTTCGCCCCGGCACGCTCGCGCGAGATCCTCCGCGCGCTGCTGGAACACAACAAGCCGGTCAGCTACATGGAGATCGAGGCCACCCAGGGCCACGACGCCTTCCTGATGCCCATCCAGCGCTACCTGGAGGCCTTCTCCGCCTACATGGGCAACGTCGCCCGGGAGGTGGGGGCGTGAATCCGCTGCGCCGCGAACTGGAGATCGTCGCCGACTGGATCGAGCCGGGCTCCCGGGTTCTGGACCTGGGCTGCGGCGACGGCACACTGCTCCACTATCTGGTCCAGCGTAAGGGCGTAACCGCCTACGGCCTGGAGATCGACCCGCGCAAGGTCACCCGATGCATGGACCGCGGCGTCAATGTGGTCCGTGCCGACCTGGACGAGGGGCTGGACGACTTCCATCGCGACAGCTTCGACCACGTCATCATGAGCCAGACCGTCCAGGCGGTGCGCTACCCGGACAAACTCCTTGAGGACATGCTGCGTGTGGGCCGCCACGGCATCGTCACCTTCCCCAACATCGGCTACTGGCGGCTGCGCATGCAGTTGCTGCTCAAGGGGCGCATGCCACGCAGCCCGGCCCTACCCAACGCTTGGTACAACTCGCCGAACATCCACCTGTGCACGGTGCGCGACTTCGAGCGCCTGTGCGCCACCATGGGCGTGCAGATCCGCGAGCGGCGCCTGCTCGACCGCGCCCACCGCTCGACACCGTTCATCGACCTGGCCCCGAACCTGCTCGGCGAGGTGGCCATCTACCGTTTCGTACGCGGCAGCGACTCCCTGTAGAATCCGGTCAAGGACGGGCGGTCGCCGCTCCGGGGTGCCGCCCGCGATCTCACCTGGCAGGAAACCGGGAAGTCTATGCAGCCCGAGTACGTGCGGTACAACCAGACCATCGTCGAGCGGCGGCGCTCCGCCTACCAGGACATCGTCATCGCCCACGATCCGGCGGTGGGGCACCTGCTCTACCTCGATGACGACCTGCAGATCGCCAACGCCGACGAGCCCTACAACCAGGCAATCACCCGGCCGCTGCGCGAGGCCAACGCACTGGGCGATGTGCTCATCCTCGGCGGCGGCGACGGCGGCGTCCTGCGCGCGCTGCTCGATGCCGGCGCGCGCCGGGCGGTGCTGGTGGATATCGACGGCGACGTCATCGAGCTCTCACGCCAGTACCTGCCGGATCTCTGCGGCGACGCCTTCGACCGGCCCGGCGCCGAGGTGGTGGTCGGCGACGCCTTCGCCTACCTCGACGCCGAGGAGCGCTGGGACGGCATCATCTATGACCTGACCATGGATCCGGTCCGAGAAGACCAGCCGCGAACCGAGTATATCCGCGAGATCCTCGCCAAGGTCTCGGACCGACTGAACCCCGGCGGGGTCATGGCCATGCAGTGCTGCGGCGCCGACGAACCCGGCCTGCGCGAGGAGATCCGCGCCGGACTGGCCCACACCTTCGCTGACTGGGGCGACTGGGAGGCCGAGGTACCGTCCTTTGACGTACCCTGGGTCTTTGCCTGGGCGCGCGCCCCGCGGGAGGCATCGTGACAACCTGGCTGATCACCCACCCCCAGTGCCTGGAGCATGACGCCGGCACCGGCCACCCGGAGAGCGCCGCGCGGCTGCAGGCCATCCTTCAGGCGCTCCAGCACGCCACCTTCGAGTACGTCCTGCGCGAGGAGGCGCCGCTGGCCACCACCGCGCAGCTCGAGCTGGCCCACGACCCGACCTACGTGCGCTCGCTGCTCGACAGCGTCCCCGCGGAGGGGGCCCGGCACATCGATCCGGACACCCGCCTCTGCCCGGCCACCGGCGAGGCCGCGCGGCGGGCCGCCGGAGCCGTCTGCCACGGGGTCGACGGCGTGCTCTCCGGGAAGGCGCAGCGCGTCTTCTGTGCGGTCCGCCCGCCGGGCCACCACGCCGAGTCCGATCGGGCCATGGGATTCTGCTTCTTCAACAACATCGCCGTCGGCGCCGGCCACGCAGTGGCCAACTACGGCCTGCAGCGGGTGGCGATGGTCGATTTCGATGTTCACCACGGCAACGGCACCGAGGAGATCAGCCGCGGCCGGCCGGGGTTCCACTACTTCTCGACCCACCAGCACCCCCTGTTCCCGGGCACCGGCACACCGGGCAGCGACAACCCGGCGAACATCGTCAACGTCACCCTGGCTGACGGCGATGGCTCTGAGGCGTTTCGCGAGGCCTTTACGCAGACCATCCTCCCCGCCCTCGACGCGCTGCAGCCGGAACTGATCCTGATTTCGGCAGGCTTCGACGCCCACCGCTCGGACCCGCTGGCTACCCTGCAGCTGGACGAGACCGACTTCGCCTGGGCCACCCGGGAGTTGGTGGACGTGGCCAAGCGCCACTGCCAGGGGCGCGTGGTTTCGGTGCTCGAGGGTGGCTACAACACCTCCGTGGTCGGCCGCTGCGCCGCGGCCCACCTCGAGGCACTGATGATGTAGGCTAAAGGCCATGCACGTGGAGGCGAACCGGAGCCCTTACCTCAACCCCGCCGAGCGTGTGCGCGGGGCCCAACGCACCCAGCAGCCCCAGGCTGCCGGGCAGACCGACTTTGCCCGCCACGCGGAGGCCGCTCGCCCCGCCTCACCCGTCCGCCCCACACCGCTGGCCGCCGAGGGGTTGGCCAGTGGCGGCGTGGGCCAGCCGCCAACCCCCCGACTCGGCGACGCCGGGGGGTTCCGGCCGCCGGAGCTCATCGCCGCCCGCTACGAGGGCCAGGATCGCAGCCTGACGCCGGAGGGCGGGCTGCGCAGCGGCGGAGCCGGCAGCCACGGCCTCCGGCCGGATACCGAGGATCTGCCCCGGGGGCTGCGGCAACTGGTCGAGGTTCAGGCCATGTCGCAGCCCGATGTCCTCGGCCGCGGCGGCCGCCTGGATCTGACCATCTAAGCCCCCCATGCCGGTTCAGACTCGCTACCAGGACGATCTGGCCCGGGGCGTTATCCACCCCGATCCAGCCCAGCAGCGCGCCGTGCAGGCCCTGCAGACACTCCACGACGACCTGCTCGCGCAGCCGGCCGGCGCCGGGTGGCTGGGCTGGCTGCGCCGGCGCCCGGGCACCGCCGCCCCCGGACTCTACCTCCACGGCCCGGTCGGGCGCGGCAAGACCTATCTGGTGGACGCCTTCTTCGATGCCCTGCCCTTCGCGGCCAAGCAGCGCCTGCACTTCCACCACTTTATGCGGCGTACCCACGACGCGCTGCACCGGCTGCGCGATCACCGCGATCCGCTCGGCCACCTGGCCCGCGACTTCGCCGCCGAGCATCGGGTGCTCTGCTTCGACGAGTTCCACGTCAGCGACATCGCCGACGCCATGATCCTTGGCCGCTTGCTCGAGCAGCTCATCGGCGAGGGGGTTACTCTGGTGGCCACCTCCAACGTGCACCCGGACGATCTCTACCGCGACGGCCTGCAGCGGGCCCGCTTCTTGCCGGCCATCGATGCGCTCAAGCGCCACTGCCGCGTGGTGAACCTGGACGGTGAGCGGGATTACCGGCTCGAGCGCCTGGAGCAGGCGCCGGTCTACCTGATCGGCGCGGCCGGCGAACACGACGCGCGACTGCAGGAGCGGTTCGTGCAGCTCGCCCCGGAGCCCGGGCAGAGCGACGGCACCCTGGACATCGAGGACCGGCCGATCCGCGCGCGCCGCTGGGCCGATGGCGTCGCTTGGTTCGATTTCACCGAGCTGTGCAGCGGGCCGCGCAGCGCCTCCGATTACATCGAGCTGGCAAGACTGTTCCACACTGTGCTGGTCGCCGACGTGCCCCGCTTCGAGGCCAACCGCGAGGACGAGGCACGCCGGTGGATGGCGCTCGTCGACGAACTCTACGAGCGGCGGGTCAACCTGATCTGCTCGGCGACCGCGGCGCCGGAGGCCCTCTACGCCGGCCGGCGGCTGGCCTTTGAGTTCCAGCGCACCGCCAGCCGGCTCCACGAGATGCAGAGCCACGAGTACCTGGCCGAGCCCCATCGCCCCTGAAGCCAAGGAGAGATCGCCATGAACCAGCGCGGCGGCAAGACCGGCTACCGGCCGCAAATTCAGCGTCTGCGGCGAGGCGAAAAGCGCTCGCACCTGCTCTACTATCTACCGGTACACGACGGCAACGACGGGACGCGGCTCGGTGTCCTCGGCGATCTCTCGCCGGACGGGCTGCTGCTCATCGGGGACCGCGCTTTCACCCCCGGGCAGCGCCTGCAGCTGCAGATCCGTGGTGAGCCGGGCAGCGAGATCGCTGGCGATGTACGCATCGACGTCACCGCCGAGGCGCGCTGGTCGGCACCGGACGTGAACCCGGCCTATACGGCCACCGGGTTCCGCCTCGCCAACCCGGACGAGCGGACCCGACACGCCATTGAGACCCTGCTCCACGACCTCGGCCTGCTGGCCGGGGCGGACGACGAGGACGAGACAGGAGGACAGCCATGAGCGCCGACGCCGACAAGCACCCCCAGGACGACGACCCGCGTTCGCTATCCGATCACCGCATCCGCGAGAAGCACTCCCGCGAGGAGGTCCGGCGCTGGCGCGAGCAGGCGGCCGAGCACCATCGGCGCTGGTTCGACGTCATGAACAACCCCTACGGGCAGGACTGACGCTCCCCCCCGGGGGCACGACGGCCACCGGGGGAGAGACGCCCCGCGCTTACGCCGGGACGCGGGGGTTGAGGCTGTAGGTGGTGGTCATGCTGGCCTGATCGAGGATGTGCGGGCGAATGGCCTCGAGCAGGTCGGGCCCGCGGAAACCCGCCGCCACCGGCGCACGCTCCACGTCGAGGGCGTAGAGGGTGAAGATATAGCGGTGCGGGATGGAGTCGTTCCACGGCGGGCACGGCCCGTCGTAGCCGTAGTAGGTACCGCGCATCTCGTCACTGCCGGCGAGGAAGTCGGTGTAGTCGTTGACCCCCTGCCGGGTGCCGTGGGGCCCCTCGGGTGCATCCTTGCCCCCGGGCACCACGCCCTCGGCGAAGGCGCCCTCGGCCACCTCGCCCAGCCCCGGATCAAGGTCGACCAGCAACCAGTGGTAGAAGTCCACCCGCGGCAGGTCCGAGGGGATCTCCCGGTCCTCGCGATTCACGTCGCCGGCGTGGCTCGGGGCGTCCGGGTCGTGGCAGACCAGGACCAGCGAGCGCGTGCCCGCCGGCAGATCCGACCAGGCGAAGTGGGGGCTGAGATTCCGGCCCAGGGCCATGTGGTTTTCGGCATCCGGGATCCCGAAGGCGTACGGCTCCGGGACCGGTCGACCGTCGGTCAGGCTCTGACTCGTCAGGCGCATAGCTTGCCCCTCCTGCTGTTTGGGTTACCCTCGTGGGGATTGTAAAGCCGGCAGGCGCAGCGTGACGATGCAACAGCGACTGTTCGCGTACGGGACCATCCTCGCGGGGGCCGACGATCCGCAAGTGCAGGCAGCCATCCAGCGCTACACCGAACGCATCGACGAAGGCTGGATCCGTGGGCGCCTTTACGACCTGGGCCCCTTCCCGGGCGCGGTCCCCCGCCTGCCACAGGATTCCCGCGAGACCTGGGTGCGCGGGGTACTCCTCACGGTGCTCGATCCTCGCCGGGTCTTCCGCGTCCTCGACCCCTACGAGGACTGCGATCCGCAGCGACCGCGGGCCGGGCTGTACCGCCGGGAACAGGTCGCCGCGCACCCCGCCTCGGCCCCGGAGGCGCCGCTGACCTGCCAGATCTACTGGATCAACCGGGTCCCGCCTTACGCCCGCTTGATCGACAGCGGCGACTGGCACCACCACGTACAGAGCCGGCCGCCCTACGCCCCGCGTGGCGGCGCCTCGTAGCTAACGCGGCAGCACCAGGTGGTCGGCCACCCGCTGCGGGTCGGGCGTGGCCAGCGGGGGGATGCGCCCGAGCCGCGGCGCCGGCAGGCGGGCATCGAGGCTGGCGATCTGCGCCTCGCGGCGCGGGTCGTCGGCCTCCAGCTCGCTGGCCACCCAGCCGGCCAGAGTGAGGCCGTCGGCACGGATCGCCTCGGCGCTGAGCAGGGCGTGGTTCAGACAGCCCAGGCGGACGCCGACGACCAGCACCACGGGCAGGCCGATCTGCCGGGCCAGACCGGCCACGTCCTGCGTCGGCCCCAGGGGCACCCGCCAGCCGCCGGCCCCCTCGACGACGGTGAACCGCTCCTGCGCCAGCGCCCGGGCCGCCGCGACCAACCCCGCAACATCGATGGATCGCCCCTCCTCCGCGGCCACCAGGTGCGGGGCGGCCGCCGCCTCCAGGGCGCACGGATTGACGGTGGCGTAGGGCGGAGCCGGATCGAACAGGGCCTGCAGCTGCTCGGCGTCGTCGTTGCGCAGTCCGGCGGCGGTGCGTCGGCAACCGGCGGCCACTGGCTTCATGGCCGCCACCGGGACCCCGCTGCGCTGCAGGAGACGGATCAGCCCCCCGGCGTAGACCGTCTTGCCGACTCCGGTGTCGGTGCCGGTGATGAACACCCCGGAGAGACCGTCCCGGTGCGCGCTCACCGCCGCCTCCGCCGGATACCGTGGACATCGAGCCGGACCTCGCCGGTCTCGTCGGCGCGCTGCGGGGTTCCGGCCATACCCCAGGCGTGGCCGTAGACCACCTCGTAGGTGGCCGGCACGCGGCCGTCGGGCTGACGCCAGGCGAGGCTATAGGCGGCCTCCACCCGGGCCAGGCGGTGGGGTGAGAGCAGACCGCGGGGGCGACCGGGGGCGGCGTTGGAGGCACCCAGGGCCTTGAGGTCGCGCATAACGGCACGCGGGTGGGCATAGGTGAGATTAAAGGGCTCGCCATCGAGCACCGGGTCGACGAACCCCGCCTCGAGCATCCGGTCGCCGACGTCGTGCTTGTCGGGAAAGCGGTGCACGCGGGCGTGATCGTCCACCTCGGCCCAAGCCCCGCGCAGCTCGTGCAGTGTATCCGGGCCGAAGGTGGCGAACATCACCGCCCCCTCCGGGGCGGTCACCCGCTGCAGCTCGCGCAGGGCCGCCGGCAGGTCCTCCGCCCACTGCAGGGCCAGGCTGGAGAAGACCAGTTCAAAGGTGTCGTCCGGGTACGGCAGGGCGTGAAGATCGGCGCAGACGCAGCGCGGACGTCGCAGCCACGGCGCCCGCCGCCGGGCCCGCTGCAGCATGGCCGGAGCGATGTCCAGGGCGTGGACCTCGGCTTTGCGGTAGCGCCGGATCAGCGCACGTGTCGCGTAGCCGGTCCCGGCACCGAGGTCGAGGACACGGCGCGGGGCCACCCGGACCGGATCGAGCCGCTCAAGCAGGCGGTCGGCGACCTCGCGCTGGAGTACGGCGACCTCGTCGTAGCGCTCCGCCGAGTCGTCGAAACTGCGTCGCACGCGACGGCGATCGATCCGCTGGGCATCGCCTGGGTTCACGATCGGACCTCCTCGAGGAAGCAGTGGATGGCCTGTGCCACTTCGGTGGCGTGGGTGCAGTGGGGCAGATGGCCAGCGTCATCGAGGATCTCCACCCGGCCGCCACAGGCCGCGGCGCCCCGCTGCAGCGCCGCCGTGGGCACCAGAGGATCACGCCCCCCCCCGAGCCATAGCGTCGGCGGCGGCTGCACCGCCCCGGCAAGCGCCCCGCGCAGGTCAGCCTCGGCGAGGGCCGCCAGCCCGGCCGCCAGCCCGTCGTTGGAGGCCTGACTGGGGTCGGCGACGGCAGCGGCATCGTCCGCCGAGACCCGCCCGAGCTGCCGGCGAAAACGCCGCACGGTCGCCGCCGGGCTCCGCCCGAGGCCAGCCTGCATGGCAGTCAGCTCTGCCGCCGGAGTCGCGCACGGCCAGTCGGCCTCCATGGTAAACCGGGGCGTGGCAGCAATCAGGACCACACCGCGCAAGGGCTTGCCTCGGCGCAGGGCCTCCAGGGCAACGGTGCCGCCCAGCGACCAGCCCACCCAAACCGCATCGTCCGGCGCGGCATCGATGACCGGCGCAGCCACCCCGGCGAGTTCCACCGTGCCGGGGTCGGCGCAGCCGCCATGGCCCGGCAGCTCAAGCACGTCAGCCGGCACCTCCAGAGCGGCCCGCAAGGGGGCGAAGACGCGCGCATCGAAGGACCAGCCCGGGACCAGGAGCAGCGGCGCTGTCACGACACCGCCTCCGGGGTGGCGGGGTGGCGACGAGCGGCCGCATCCAGGGCCTCAAGCAGCCGGTCGATGTCCGCCTCGCCGTGGCAGGCGGTCAGGCTGACGCGCAGTCGGGCGGTTCCCGCCGGCACGGTCGGCGGCCGGATCGCCGCGACGCGCAGGCCGCGGCGATCGAGCTCGGCACTCCAGGCGCTGGCAGTGGCGCTTTGGCCGACGAGCACCGGGAGGATCGGCGTCTGCGGCCCCGGCGGTTGCGCCACCGGCAGGCCCAGCTCCCGGGCGCCGGCGCGGAAGCGGCTGATCAGCGCCTGCAGCCGCTCACGCCGCCACTGCTCGGCACGGGCGATGCGCACCGCCTCCAGGGCAGCCGCCGCCTGCGCCGCCGGCGGTGCCGTGGTGTAGATGTACGGGCGGGCCCACTGGCGCAGGGCGTCAATCAGGGTCCGGCTGCCGGCGACAAAGGCACCGAAGGTACCGAACGCCTTGCCCAGGGTACCCACCAGCACCGGGACCCGCTCCGGCGCGCAGCCGGTGGCCGGCACGCTGCCCTGCCCCCCGGGCCCGATCACCCCGAGGCCGTGGGCGTCGTCGACCACCAGCACCGCACCGGCGGCCTCGGCGACGGCGGCCAGCTCAGGCAGCGGGGCAACGTCGCCGTCCATGCTGAAGACACCGTCGGTGACCACCAGCGCAGCGCGCTCGCCCACCTGCTCCGCCAGATGCGCGGGGTCGGCGTGGCGGTAGCGCCGCGGGCGCGCCCCAGCAAGGCGTACGGCATCGATCAGCGAGGCGTGATTCAAACGGTCCTCGGCCACCGCCTGCCCCCGCCGGACCAGAGCGGTGATCACGCCCAGATTGGCCATGTAGCCGGTGGAGAAGAGAAGCGCGGCCTCCCGGCCGGTGAACGCCGCCAGCTCCGCCTCGAGCGCCTCGTGCTCGGGGCGGTGGCCGGTGACCAGGTGCGCAGCCCCGGCGCCGCTGCCCGAGCGCTGCGCGTGCTCGGCGAGAACCCGGGCCGGGCGCGGGTCGGCAGCCAGGCCGAGGTAATCATTGCCGCAGAAGACGGTGCACCGCTGACCATCGCGACGGACGGCGGTGGCCCCGTCGTAGCCGTCGAGGACCTCGGCGTGGCGGTACAGCCCCGCCTCGCGGCGCTCGGCGAGCCGCGGCGCCAGCCGCGCATCGAGCCGGGCCGCCGGATCGCTCACGGCTCCAGCTCGGCGCAACGGTGGGGGTGCGGCTCGAGGGTCATCCCCAGGCTGTGGAGCAGCTGCCGGTCTGCGTCCGTCTCCGGGTTGCCGGTGGTCAGCAGCCGCTCGCCAAGGAAGAGGCTATTGGCCCCGGCGCTCAGGCACAACGCCTGGAGCTCGTCGCTCATCTGCTCGCGCCCGGCGGCCAGACGGACGTAGGAGCCGGGCATGACGATGCGCGCCGCTGCGATGGTGCGCACGACCTCGAACGGGTCCACCGCCTCGGTCTCCTCCAGCGGGGTACCGGGAATGGGGATCAGTCGGTTGACCGGCACGCTCTGCGGCTGCACCGGTAGGTTGGCCAGGGTGGCCAGCATCTCGACGCGGTCGGCGCGCGACTCGCCCAGGCCCACGATGCCACCGCAGCAGACGCGCATCCCGGCGGCGCGGATGCGCTCGAGCGTCTCCAGTCGCTGCTCGTAACTACGGGTGGTAACCACCTGATCGTAGTACGAAGCGGAGGTGTCGAGGTTGTGGTTGAAGTAGTCGAGCCCGGCCTCGGCCAGCCGCTCAGCCTGCCCCTCGGCGAGCAGGCCGGCGGAGAGGCAGCTCTCCAGCCCCTCTTCCTTCACCGCCCGGATCATGGCTTCCAGGGTCCCCAGGTCGCGGTCCCTGGGACCACGCCAGGCTGCGCCCATGCACAGCCGGGTGGCACCGCTGGCGCGGGCCCGGCGGGCTGCCTCGCGGACGGCCTCGACGTCGATCAGCCCCTCGCGCTCCAGGCCGGTGTCGTAGCGGGCGCTCTGCGAGCAGTAGGTGCAATCCTCGGCGCAGGCCCCGGTCTTGATCGAGACCAGGGTGCAGGCCTGGACCTGGCCCGGGTTAAAGTGGCGGCGGTGCACCTCCTGGGCACGGAAGAGCAACTCCGGGAGGGGCAGCTCGAACAGGGTATGGATCTGCGACGGATCCCAGCTCAGGGCGTCGGTCTCGGTCATGATCGGCTCACTGCTGATTGGCCGCGGGCCGTGCCGCGCAGGAAGCGCTCATGGTAGCAAGGAGGCCGCCATGGTCAACTACAGGCTTGCACGATCAGTCAACAAGTGGCTGGATATTATCCCGCCAGCCCTCTACCCACCGCGCTGCCGGTTGTGCGATGACCCGGGCGCCGACGGCCTCGACCTGTGCCGCGGCTGCCGGGCCGACCTGCCGTGGAACACCCCCTGCTGCCCGCACTGCGCCCTGCCGGGGGACGGCGCCCTGCCGTGCCCTTGCCGGCAGAGCCCGCTGCCCTTCCGGGCAGCGGTGGTACCGCTGCGCTACGAGGGACCGGCCGAGCGCCTGATCACCGCCTTCAAGTTCCACGGCCGGCTGGCCGACGGGCAGCTGCTCGGCGCGCTGCTCGCCGACGCCGTCCGCCGGGACGCGGCGCCACTGCCCGCGGCCGTCGTCCCGGTCCCGCTCCACGCTCGGCGGCTGCGCCAGCGT
Above is a window of Halorhodospira halophila DNA encoding:
- the metW gene encoding methionine biosynthesis protein MetW: MNPLRRELEIVADWIEPGSRVLDLGCGDGTLLHYLVQRKGVTAYGLEIDPRKVTRCMDRGVNVVRADLDEGLDDFHRDSFDHVIMSQTVQAVRYPDKLLEDMLRVGRHGIVTFPNIGYWRLRMQLLLKGRMPRSPALPNAWYNSPNIHLCTVRDFERLCATMGVQIRERRLLDRAHRSTPFIDLAPNLLGEVAIYRFVRGSDSL
- a CDS encoding spermidine synthase, which codes for MQPEYVRYNQTIVERRRSAYQDIVIAHDPAVGHLLYLDDDLQIANADEPYNQAITRPLREANALGDVLILGGGDGGVLRALLDAGARRAVLVDIDGDVIELSRQYLPDLCGDAFDRPGAEVVVGDAFAYLDAEERWDGIIYDLTMDPVREDQPRTEYIREILAKVSDRLNPGGVMAMQCCGADEPGLREEIRAGLAHTFADWGDWEAEVPSFDVPWVFAWARAPREAS
- a CDS encoding histone deacetylase family protein; translated protein: MVTTWLITHPQCLEHDAGTGHPESAARLQAILQALQHATFEYVLREEAPLATTAQLELAHDPTYVRSLLDSVPAEGARHIDPDTRLCPATGEAARRAAGAVCHGVDGVLSGKAQRVFCAVRPPGHHAESDRAMGFCFFNNIAVGAGHAVANYGLQRVAMVDFDVHHGNGTEEISRGRPGFHYFSTHQHPLFPGTGTPGSDNPANIVNVTLADGDGSEAFREAFTQTILPALDALQPELILISAGFDAHRSDPLATLQLDETDFAWATRELVDVAKRHCQGRVVSVLEGGYNTSVVGRCAAAHLEALMM
- the zapE gene encoding cell division protein ZapE, giving the protein MPVQTRYQDDLARGVIHPDPAQQRAVQALQTLHDDLLAQPAGAGWLGWLRRRPGTAAPGLYLHGPVGRGKTYLVDAFFDALPFAAKQRLHFHHFMRRTHDALHRLRDHRDPLGHLARDFAAEHRVLCFDEFHVSDIADAMILGRLLEQLIGEGVTLVATSNVHPDDLYRDGLQRARFLPAIDALKRHCRVVNLDGERDYRLERLEQAPVYLIGAAGEHDARLQERFVQLAPEPGQSDGTLDIEDRPIRARRWADGVAWFDFTELCSGPRSASDYIELARLFHTVLVADVPRFEANREDEARRWMALVDELYERRVNLICSATAAPEALYAGRRLAFEFQRTASRLHEMQSHEYLAEPHRP
- a CDS encoding PilZ domain-containing protein, which produces MNQRGGKTGYRPQIQRLRRGEKRSHLLYYLPVHDGNDGTRLGVLGDLSPDGLLLIGDRAFTPGQRLQLQIRGEPGSEIAGDVRIDVTAEARWSAPDVNPAYTATGFRLANPDERTRHAIETLLHDLGLLAGADDEDETGGQP
- a CDS encoding YbhB/YbcL family Raf kinase inhibitor-like protein; the protein is MRLTSQSLTDGRPVPEPYAFGIPDAENHMALGRNLSPHFAWSDLPAGTRSLVLVCHDPDAPSHAGDVNREDREIPSDLPRVDFYHWLLVDLDPGLGEVAEGAFAEGVVPGGKDAPEGPHGTRQGVNDYTDFLAGSDEMRGTYYGYDGPCPPWNDSIPHRYIFTLYALDVERAPVAAGFRGPDLLEAIRPHILDQASMTTTYSLNPRVPA
- a CDS encoding gamma-glutamylcyclotransferase family protein yields the protein MQQRLFAYGTILAGADDPQVQAAIQRYTERIDEGWIRGRLYDLGPFPGAVPRLPQDSRETWVRGVLLTVLDPRRVFRVLDPYEDCDPQRPRAGLYRREQVAAHPASAPEAPLTCQIYWINRVPPYARLIDSGDWHHHVQSRPPYAPRGGAS
- the bioD gene encoding dethiobiotin synthase; the protein is MSAHRDGLSGVFITGTDTGVGKTVYAGGLIRLLQRSGVPVAAMKPVAAGCRRTAAGLRNDDAEQLQALFDPAPPYATVNPCALEAAAAPHLVAAEEGRSIDVAGLVAAARALAQERFTVVEGAGGWRVPLGPTQDVAGLARQIGLPVVLVVGVRLGCLNHALLSAEAIRADGLTLAGWVASELEADDPRREAQIASLDARLPAPRLGRIPPLATPDPQRVADHLVLPR
- the bioC gene encoding malonyl-ACP O-methyltransferase BioC; amino-acid sequence: MNPGDAQRIDRRRVRRSFDDSAERYDEVAVLQREVADRLLERLDPVRVAPRRVLDLGAGTGYATRALIRRYRKAEVHALDIAPAMLQRARRRAPWLRRPRCVCADLHALPYPDDTFELVFSSLALQWAEDLPAALRELQRVTAPEGAVMFATFGPDTLHELRGAWAEVDDHARVHRFPDKHDVGDRMLEAGFVDPVLDGEPFNLTYAHPRAVMRDLKALGASNAAPGRPRGLLSPHRLARVEAAYSLAWRQPDGRVPATYEVVYGHAWGMAGTPQRADETGEVRLDVHGIRRRRR
- a CDS encoding alpha/beta fold hydrolase, whose translation is MTAPLLLVPGWSFDARVFAPLRAALEVPADVLELPGHGGCADPGTVELAGVAAPVIDAAPDDAVWVGWSLGGTVALEALRRGKPLRGVVLIAATPRFTMEADWPCATPAAELTAMQAGLGRSPAATVRRFRRQLGRVSADDAAAVADPSQASNDGLAAGLAALAEADLRGALAGAVQPPPTLWLGGGRDPLVPTAALQRGAAACGGRVEILDDAGHLPHCTHATEVAQAIHCFLEEVRS
- the bioF gene encoding 8-amino-7-oxononanoate synthase, with the translated sequence MSDPAARLDARLAPRLAERREAGLYRHAEVLDGYDGATAVRRDGQRCTVFCGNDYLGLAADPRPARVLAEHAQRSGSGAGAAHLVTGHRPEHEALEAELAAFTGREAALLFSTGYMANLGVITALVRRGQAVAEDRLNHASLIDAVRLAGARPRRYRHADPAHLAEQVGERAALVVTDGVFSMDGDVAPLPELAAVAEAAGAVLVVDDAHGLGVIGPGGQGSVPATGCAPERVPVLVGTLGKAFGTFGAFVAGSRTLIDALRQWARPYIYTTAPPAAQAAAALEAVRIARAEQWRRERLQALISRFRAGARELGLPVAQPPGPQTPILPVLVGQSATASAWSAELDRRGLRVAAIRPPTVPAGTARLRVSLTACHGEADIDRLLEALDAAARRHPATPEAVS
- the bioB gene encoding biotin synthase BioB; the protein is MTETDALSWDPSQIHTLFELPLPELLFRAQEVHRRHFNPGQVQACTLVSIKTGACAEDCTYCSQSARYDTGLEREGLIDVEAVREAARRARASGATRLCMGAAWRGPRDRDLGTLEAMIRAVKEEGLESCLSAGLLAEGQAERLAEAGLDYFNHNLDTSASYYDQVVTTRSYEQRLETLERIRAAGMRVCCGGIVGLGESRADRVEMLATLANLPVQPQSVPVNRLIPIPGTPLEETEAVDPFEVVRTIAAARIVMPGSYVRLAAGREQMSDELQALCLSAGANSLFLGERLLTTGNPETDADRQLLHSLGMTLEPHPHRCAELEP
- a CDS encoding ComF family protein, whose amino-acid sequence is MVNYRLARSVNKWLDIIPPALYPPRCRLCDDPGADGLDLCRGCRADLPWNTPCCPHCALPGDGALPCPCRQSPLPFRAAVVPLRYEGPAERLITAFKFHGRLADGQLLGALLADAVRRDAAPLPAAVVPVPLHARRLRQRGFDQTAELARAVRRRLPPLPLCRALRRRDADARQATRSARARRSAIRGAFSARPGRVPGHVALLDDVVTTGATAAEAARTLRAAGVQRVDLWALARTP